Proteins encoded together in one Candidatus Deferrimicrobium sp. window:
- the rplC gene encoding 50S ribosomal protein L3, with translation MTTGILGKKLGMSQVFDTEGKVIPVTVIEAGPCTVIQRKTARTDGYDAVQIGFRQTKAGKVGKPMLGHFQKAGKGAFSALQEIRVEAAEPLDIGAEIKVDIFKEGDVVDVMGHSKGRGFTGVIKRWNFKGGRATHGSMFHRAPGSIGASAYPSRVIKNMKMAGQYGNERVTILNLRVVGVEPEKNLLLVRGAVPGAKNSLVFVRRAVKKLA, from the coding sequence ATGACGACCGGAATATTGGGAAAGAAACTGGGCATGTCCCAGGTGTTCGACACGGAGGGGAAAGTGATCCCGGTCACCGTGATCGAGGCCGGGCCGTGCACTGTGATACAGCGGAAAACCGCCCGGACCGACGGCTACGACGCCGTTCAGATCGGATTCCGGCAAACGAAGGCCGGCAAGGTCGGCAAGCCCATGCTGGGACACTTCCAGAAGGCGGGCAAAGGCGCGTTCAGCGCCCTTCAGGAGATCCGGGTCGAAGCCGCCGAGCCGTTGGACATCGGTGCCGAGATCAAGGTCGACATCTTCAAGGAAGGCGACGTTGTCGACGTGATGGGGCACAGCAAGGGGCGTGGCTTCACGGGCGTCATCAAGCGATGGAACTTCAAGGGCGGGCGCGCCACGCACGGCTCCATGTTCCATCGGGCCCCCGGTTCCATCGGCGCGTCGGCGTACCCCTCGCGCGTCATCAAGAACATGAAGATGGCCGGTCAGTACGGGAACGAGCGGGTCACGATCCTCAACCTGCGCGTGGTCGGGGTGGAGCCCGAGAAGAATCTGCTGCTCGTCCGCGGCGCCGTGCCTGGCGCGAAAAACAGCCTGGTCTTCGTCCGCCGGGCCGTGAAGAAACTGGCGTAA